A region from the Aquimarina sp. ERC-38 genome encodes:
- the meaB gene encoding methylmalonyl Co-A mutase-associated GTPase MeaB, with translation MSGKEKSTESIPKVPSHINRKLATSFQKSRLSPDIVPFLFEEIRKGSIVALSQGITLVESKKEQDNILAQELIQKCLPYSGNSVRIGITGVPGVGKSTFIETLGTYWMTQHKKLAVLAVDPSSSMTKGSIMGDKTRMEKLAASDQVFIRPSAAGTSLGGVTQMTRETIILCEAAGYERIIVETVGVGQSETAVYHMTDIFLLLKLAGAGDELQGIKRGIIELADAILINKDDGDNQLATKKAKNHFSKALHLLSVKENDWQPKVLSCSALHNKGIAEANLMIAQYVQFTKQNKSFDRRRKQQDINWLHKTIENRLLSQFYQNKQLQSEIASLEKLVVNKKLSPFQAAETLLKKFT, from the coding sequence GTGTCCGGAAAGGAAAAATCGACAGAAAGCATACCTAAAGTGCCCTCTCATATTAATAGAAAACTGGCAACTTCTTTTCAAAAGAGCAGGCTATCTCCGGATATTGTTCCTTTTTTATTTGAAGAAATTCGTAAAGGTAGTATTGTTGCCTTAAGCCAGGGAATTACACTGGTTGAAAGCAAAAAAGAACAAGACAACATACTTGCACAAGAGTTAATTCAAAAATGTTTGCCCTACAGTGGCAATTCCGTCCGGATCGGAATTACGGGAGTGCCCGGAGTAGGCAAAAGTACATTTATTGAAACCTTAGGCACTTACTGGATGACACAGCATAAAAAACTGGCTGTTCTGGCAGTTGATCCTTCCAGCTCTATGACCAAAGGGAGTATTATGGGGGATAAAACCAGAATGGAAAAGCTGGCTGCCTCAGATCAAGTTTTTATACGACCGTCTGCCGCCGGAACGTCGTTAGGTGGTGTTACGCAAATGACCCGTGAGACCATCATACTTTGTGAAGCCGCTGGATATGAACGTATCATTGTTGAGACGGTGGGGGTAGGACAAAGCGAAACTGCCGTTTACCATATGACTGATATATTTCTATTATTAAAACTAGCCGGAGCCGGTGATGAATTACAAGGTATTAAAAGAGGTATTATTGAATTAGCCGACGCCATTTTAATTAATAAAGATGATGGTGATAATCAACTGGCAACTAAAAAAGCTAAAAATCACTTCAGCAAAGCACTACATTTATTATCAGTTAAAGAAAATGACTGGCAACCTAAGGTTCTTAGTTGTAGCGCACTGCACAACAAAGGTATCGCCGAAGCAAACCTAATGATAGCGCAGTATGTTCAATTTACCAAGCAAAATAAATCTTTTGATCGGAGAAGAAAACAACAGGATATAAACTGGCTACATAAGACTATAGAAAACAGGTTATTATCACAATTCTATCAAAATAAACAATTACAATCCGAAATTGCCTCTCTTGAAAAATTAGTAGTTAATAAAAAACTGTCCCCCTTTCAAGCTGCGGAAACCCTTTTAAAGAAGTTTACATAA
- a CDS encoding organic hydroperoxide resistance protein, which yields MKTLYTAEATTKGGRAGKVTSSSKAIDNQLSVPKELGGEGGNNTNPEELFAAGYSACYGSALQHVADKHKIDLGDFSVTASVSIGKTEEEDFQLSVILDSYLPTVDIETGEKLVNEAHKVCPYSKATRDNIDVTLNILLDE from the coding sequence ATGAAAACATTGTATACTGCAGAGGCGACAACGAAAGGTGGTCGGGCAGGTAAAGTAACTTCAAGTTCAAAAGCTATTGATAATCAATTGAGTGTACCTAAAGAACTTGGAGGTGAGGGAGGTAATAATACCAATCCGGAAGAATTGTTTGCAGCCGGATATTCTGCTTGTTATGGAAGTGCCTTACAACATGTGGCAGATAAACACAAAATAGACCTTGGTGATTTTTCAGTAACCGCTTCGGTTTCTATAGGTAAAACCGAAGAAGAAGATTTTCAACTATCCGTAATATTGGATTCATATTTACCTACGGTAGATATTGAAACCGGTGAAAAACTGGTAAATGAAGCGCATAAAGTATGCCCGTACTCCAAGGCTACCCGGGACAATATTGATGTAACTTTAAATATTTTATTGGACGAATAA
- a CDS encoding RNA polymerase sigma factor, translating into MELYKKYCDGMYYVALRFLKDPFEAEEAMQESFIKAFTKLHQFNGDVTFGAWLKRIVINKSIDMLKAKKLQTIALNEQIMTSVEEQENWVVEDSVTLEEVKKAIEQLPEKYRYAVMLFLVEGYDHKEISEILNITPVSSRTLVHRGKKQLQEQLKHLRYGTGS; encoded by the coding sequence ATGGAATTGTATAAAAAATACTGCGATGGTATGTATTACGTTGCCCTGCGTTTTCTTAAAGATCCTTTTGAAGCGGAAGAAGCCATGCAGGAGTCTTTTATCAAAGCTTTTACAAAACTGCATCAGTTTAATGGTGATGTCACTTTTGGAGCCTGGTTAAAGCGTATTGTGATTAATAAGAGTATTGATATGCTAAAGGCTAAAAAACTGCAAACTATTGCGCTTAACGAACAAATTATGACTTCGGTTGAAGAACAGGAAAATTGGGTGGTTGAAGACTCGGTTACGCTGGAAGAAGTTAAAAAAGCTATCGAACAGTTACCGGAGAAATACAGATATGCCGTCATGCTCTTTTTAGTAGAAGGCTACGATCATAAAGAAATTAGCGAAATCTTAAATATTACCCCGGTCTCTTCTCGTACCTTAGTACATCGAGGAAAAAAACAACTACAGGAACAACTTAAACATTTACGATATGGGACAGGATCTTAG
- a CDS encoding peptidoglycan DD-metalloendopeptidase family protein, with the protein MNSIFPILLPEYPLHQQYVEIDLSQSNVALKQIDITSAIAMDTFIANFLTEHKASVAYGGYLEKRAIYDRSQVFKNKGTTPRRNIHLGVDFWCKAGTLIATPFDASVHSFKNNNKLGDYGPTIILEHKLNNTTFYTLYGHLSLASIEQIEVGQRLKKGTVFCALGDHSVNGDYAPHLHYQVIKDIGVHSGDYPGVCSSATLATYKNNCPNPLSFPGL; encoded by the coding sequence ATGAATAGTATCTTTCCCATTCTTTTACCTGAGTATCCTTTACATCAACAATACGTAGAAATTGATCTTTCTCAATCCAATGTAGCATTAAAGCAAATAGATATTACATCAGCTATTGCCATGGATACTTTTATAGCAAATTTTCTTACAGAGCACAAAGCTTCTGTTGCTTACGGGGGCTATCTGGAAAAACGTGCTATTTATGATAGAAGCCAGGTATTTAAAAACAAAGGTACTACGCCCCGTAGAAATATCCATCTGGGGGTTGATTTCTGGTGTAAAGCGGGTACTCTGATAGCTACCCCTTTTGATGCTAGCGTACATAGTTTCAAAAACAATAATAAATTAGGAGATTACGGACCTACGATAATACTTGAACATAAACTAAATAATACCACCTTCTATACACTTTACGGTCATTTAAGTTTAGCATCAATTGAGCAGATTGAAGTTGGACAGAGGCTTAAAAAAGGTACCGTTTTTTGTGCTTTGGGAGATCATTCTGTTAACGGTGATTATGCACCTCATTTACATTATCAGGTTATCAAAGATATAGGAGTGCATTCCGGAGATTATCCCGGAGTATGTTCATCTGCTACTTTGGCTACGTATAAAAATAATTGTCCGAACCCTTTATCATTTCCGGGTCTTTAA
- a CDS encoding helix-turn-helix domain-containing protein, whose amino-acid sequence MNKMLSIKDTTVRDIVVDMAKYFEVSVKESFNVISIILPEHIGTGEIKGTSFDSGIGVIEAFYSLHDDLIIELAQDNIHPLKFIFNIGQNIQHQFKGLDGDTTIKTFENLIVSNNNKYSNIFKIPKSENISLFSIEINRKQFHHKLKQFEEGLEDSLKLLFNDLDSKKLIWYKASCSLEIADIIYEYKNCELEGFMRSFFLENKANEILYNQLLQYLDDDGETSSNIPRNSDIKYIEAAASFIKDNVSESMSVSNIAKIVGISQKKLQRGFQSHFKLSINDYIKEKRMEKLVDLLINTDLSISEISYEIGIQSKSYVSKLFKDKYGVSPKTYRKIKRDVQLN is encoded by the coding sequence ATGAATAAAATGCTTTCCATAAAAGATACTACAGTAAGGGATATTGTAGTAGATATGGCAAAGTACTTTGAAGTGTCGGTTAAAGAATCTTTTAATGTAATTTCAATAATACTACCGGAACATATTGGTACCGGAGAAATTAAAGGAACTTCTTTTGATTCTGGAATAGGAGTAATTGAAGCCTTTTATTCGCTGCATGATGATCTTATTATAGAATTAGCACAAGATAATATTCACCCTCTTAAATTTATTTTTAATATTGGTCAAAATATTCAACACCAGTTTAAAGGTCTTGACGGAGACACTACGATTAAGACTTTTGAAAATTTAATAGTATCCAACAATAACAAGTATAGTAACATTTTTAAAATTCCTAAAAGTGAGAATATTAGTCTTTTTAGTATTGAAATCAACCGAAAGCAGTTTCATCATAAGTTAAAACAATTTGAAGAAGGCCTAGAAGATAGTTTAAAACTTCTGTTTAATGACCTGGACAGTAAAAAACTAATTTGGTATAAGGCTAGTTGTAGCCTGGAAATTGCTGATATTATTTATGAATACAAAAATTGTGAATTAGAAGGTTTTATGCGTTCTTTTTTCCTGGAAAATAAGGCAAATGAAATTCTTTATAATCAGTTATTACAATACCTGGACGACGATGGGGAAACGAGCTCAAATATACCTCGTAATTCAGATATTAAATATATTGAAGCAGCAGCATCGTTTATTAAAGACAATGTATCCGAATCTATGTCGGTATCTAATATAGCAAAAATAGTAGGCATTTCTCAAAAGAAATTGCAACGTGGTTTCCAAAGTCATTTTAAGCTTTCTATTAATGATTATATTAAAGAGAAACGTATGGAAAAGTTGGTAGATCTCCTGATAAATACGGATCTAAGCATCTCAGAAATCAGCTATGAAATTGGTATCCAGAGTAAAAGTTATGTTTCTAAACTTTTTAAAGATAAATATGGTGTAAGCCCTAAAACCTATCGTAAGATCAAACGGGATGTACAACTTAATTAA
- a CDS encoding response regulator: MLPVKILLLEDNETDVALIKRIVLKQFPEAQFTLVKELADFEFAIKNRVADMVIADYNLITFNALDLLKIIADQNSSIPCIVVSGVISDQETISELFKQGAKDVVLKRNLNHLNERLNTTFKKLREMYLKRPEIFEAQHRVRKQLAILEERIEKLILLENSKSKDLNLLSSIDFKELEHMVCKYYENQLTI; encoded by the coding sequence ATGTTACCGGTAAAAATTCTGCTACTTGAAGATAATGAAACAGATGTAGCTTTAATTAAAAGAATAGTACTTAAACAATTTCCTGAAGCGCAATTCACCTTGGTAAAAGAATTGGCTGACTTTGAATTTGCTATCAAAAATCGGGTAGCGGATATGGTCATTGCTGATTACAACTTGATAACGTTTAATGCCTTGGATTTATTAAAAATTATTGCTGATCAGAATTCAAGTATTCCTTGTATCGTAGTATCTGGGGTCATATCCGATCAGGAAACCATTTCCGAACTTTTTAAACAAGGTGCGAAAGATGTAGTTTTAAAGAGAAATTTAAATCATTTAAACGAAAGGTTGAATACTACCTTTAAGAAATTGAGAGAGATGTACCTTAAGCGTCCGGAGATTTTTGAAGCTCAACATCGTGTTAGGAAACAACTTGCAATACTTGAAGAAAGAATAGAAAAGCTAATTTTACTGGAAAACTCAAAAAGTAAAGATCTGAACCTACTTTCCAGCATTGATTTTAAAGAATTAGAGCATATGGTCTGTAAGTATTATGAAAATCAACTAACTATTTAA
- the secA gene encoding preprotein translocase subunit SecA, whose protein sequence is MGILDSVLKVFVGDKSKKDIKEIQPRVDQIKKAFKTLSGLSNDELRAKTYAFKEQINEARRPILAKIESLNEEANQTEDIDRKEDIYNEIDTLKKESYEVSEKVLNEILPEAFAVVKETAKRFTENDSITVQASTMDRELSGVKAYVSLEGENAIWSTSWDAAGKEVSWDMIHYDVQLIGGIALHEGKVAEMQTGEGKTLVATLPVYLNALSGNGVHLVTVNDYLARRDCEWMAPIFQFHGLTIDCIDNHRPNSAERRAAYNADITYGTNNEFGFDYLRDNMSHAPSDLVQRPHNYAIIDEVDSVLIDDARTPLIISGPIPKGDVHEFEQLKPKISDVVAKQQKLLTTVLAEAKKLIKEGNTKDGGFKLLQVYRGIPKNKALIKYLSEEGIKQLLQKTENFYMQDNNREMHQIDADLYYVIEEKNNQIDLTDKGVDYLSGKEDPDFFVLPQIGMEIAKIEKEGLSKEEEAEKKEELFRDYSIKSERIHTLRQLLKAYSLFEKDVEYVVMDNKVKIVDEQTGRIMDGRRYSDGLHQAIEAKENVKIEDATQTFATVTLQNYFRMYNKLSGMTGTAVTEAGELWEIYKLDVVEIPTNRPIARDDKDDLVYKTKREKYNAVIDNVTELSRAGRPVLIGTTSVEISELLSRMLTIRKVPHNVLNAKLHKKEADIVAEAGNPGVVTIATNMAGRGTDIKLSDAVKKAGGLAIVGTERHDSRRVDRQLRGRSGRQGDPGSSQFYVSLEDNLMRLFGSERIAKMMDRMGLKEGEVIQHSMISKSIERAQKKVEENNFGVRKRLLEYDDVMNAQREVVYKRRYHALFGERLRVDIANMIYDTAEVITETNKNAVDYKNFEFELIRYFSMSSPVSESDFESQDIQKIAGEVYKAAYQHYQEKMKRNAEIAFPVIKQVYEDPTSNYERILVPFTDGVKSLNVATNLQKAYKTEGKQLITDFEKNITLAIIDDAWKTHLRKMDELKQSVQLAVHEQKDPLLIYKFEAFELFKAMIEEVNKDVISFLFKGELPSSNTQNISEARQVSRKENLETSKEEIPNMDERAAVSRSAGQTQPQQQVIETIVRDQPKIGRNDRVVIKHVLSGENKTVKYKQAIPLIEKGEWILTEGN, encoded by the coding sequence ATGGGAATTTTAGATTCAGTATTAAAGGTTTTTGTTGGAGATAAATCCAAAAAAGACATTAAAGAAATTCAACCCAGGGTTGACCAGATAAAAAAAGCTTTTAAAACCCTGTCCGGGTTGAGTAATGATGAATTAAGGGCAAAAACCTATGCTTTTAAAGAACAAATTAATGAAGCAAGACGCCCAATATTGGCTAAAATCGAATCTTTAAACGAAGAAGCCAATCAAACCGAAGACATTGATCGGAAAGAAGATATTTACAACGAAATTGATACTCTAAAAAAAGAATCTTATGAAGTTTCAGAAAAAGTTCTAAACGAGATTTTACCTGAAGCTTTTGCGGTAGTCAAAGAAACTGCCAAAAGATTTACGGAGAACGATTCGATTACTGTTCAAGCTTCTACAATGGATCGTGAGTTGTCTGGAGTAAAAGCGTATGTTTCTCTAGAAGGTGAAAATGCTATCTGGTCTACAAGCTGGGATGCTGCCGGGAAAGAAGTTTCCTGGGATATGATACATTACGACGTACAGCTAATTGGAGGTATTGCTCTTCACGAAGGAAAAGTTGCTGAAATGCAGACGGGAGAAGGTAAAACCTTGGTAGCTACCCTTCCGGTGTATCTGAATGCACTTTCGGGTAATGGGGTGCACCTGGTAACGGTAAATGATTACCTGGCACGTCGGGATTGTGAGTGGATGGCCCCTATTTTTCAATTTCACGGATTAACAATTGACTGTATTGACAACCATCGTCCCAATTCGGCAGAAAGAAGAGCGGCTTATAATGCGGATATTACCTATGGTACCAATAACGAATTTGGTTTTGATTACCTGAGGGATAATATGTCGCATGCTCCTTCGGATTTAGTACAACGACCTCATAATTACGCTATTATTGATGAGGTAGATTCGGTATTAATTGATGATGCCCGGACACCTTTGATCATTTCCGGTCCGATACCTAAAGGAGACGTACATGAATTTGAACAATTAAAGCCAAAAATTTCGGATGTAGTGGCTAAACAACAAAAGCTATTAACTACAGTACTGGCAGAAGCTAAAAAACTAATTAAGGAAGGAAATACTAAGGACGGAGGTTTTAAACTACTACAAGTATACCGGGGAATTCCTAAAAATAAGGCCTTAATCAAATACTTAAGTGAGGAAGGGATTAAGCAATTACTTCAGAAAACTGAAAATTTTTACATGCAGGACAATAATCGGGAAATGCATCAGATCGATGCCGACCTGTATTATGTAATTGAAGAAAAAAATAATCAAATTGACCTTACGGATAAAGGAGTAGATTATCTATCCGGAAAAGAAGACCCGGATTTCTTTGTACTTCCACAAATTGGGATGGAAATTGCCAAAATTGAAAAGGAAGGTTTATCTAAAGAAGAAGAAGCTGAAAAGAAAGAAGAACTGTTTCGAGATTACAGTATAAAAAGTGAACGTATCCATACCTTAAGACAATTATTAAAGGCGTATTCTTTATTTGAAAAAGATGTGGAATATGTAGTGATGGACAACAAAGTAAAAATTGTCGACGAACAAACCGGACGTATTATGGACGGTCGTCGATATAGCGATGGGTTGCACCAAGCAATCGAAGCCAAAGAAAATGTAAAAATTGAAGATGCCACGCAGACTTTTGCTACCGTTACCCTACAGAATTACTTTAGAATGTACAACAAGTTATCCGGGATGACGGGTACTGCTGTTACAGAAGCGGGCGAACTTTGGGAAATCTATAAACTGGATGTTGTTGAAATTCCAACCAACCGTCCAATTGCCAGAGATGATAAAGACGATTTGGTTTATAAAACCAAACGAGAAAAATACAACGCGGTTATCGACAACGTAACCGAACTCTCTAGAGCTGGAAGGCCGGTATTGATTGGTACTACCTCCGTAGAAATATCCGAACTCTTAAGTCGGATGTTAACCATACGTAAAGTACCGCATAACGTATTGAATGCTAAATTACATAAAAAAGAAGCAGATATTGTTGCCGAAGCCGGTAATCCTGGGGTGGTAACCATTGCCACCAATATGGCTGGACGAGGTACGGATATTAAATTATCTGATGCTGTAAAAAAAGCAGGAGGATTAGCCATTGTAGGTACGGAGCGTCATGATTCAAGAAGGGTTGACCGTCAGTTACGAGGTCGATCCGGTAGACAGGGAGATCCGGGTAGTTCACAATTCTACGTATCGCTTGAAGATAACCTAATGCGCTTATTTGGGTCAGAACGTATTGCAAAGATGATGGACCGTATGGGATTAAAAGAAGGAGAAGTAATTCAACATTCCATGATTTCCAAGTCCATTGAGCGCGCGCAAAAGAAAGTAGAAGAAAATAACTTTGGGGTTCGTAAACGATTATTAGAATATGATGATGTCATGAATGCCCAGCGGGAGGTAGTGTATAAAAGACGTTATCATGCCCTATTCGGAGAGCGATTACGAGTGGATATCGCAAATATGATTTATGACACTGCAGAGGTTATAACAGAAACTAATAAAAATGCGGTAGATTATAAAAACTTCGAATTTGAGTTGATTCGGTATTTCTCTATGAGCAGCCCGGTTAGCGAATCGGATTTTGAAAGCCAGGATATTCAAAAAATTGCCGGAGAAGTATATAAAGCCGCTTACCAGCATTACCAGGAGAAAATGAAGCGGAATGCAGAAATTGCTTTTCCAGTTATCAAACAGGTGTATGAAGATCCTACCAGTAATTATGAGCGTATCCTGGTTCCGTTTACCGACGGGGTTAAAAGCCTGAATGTAGCAACGAACCTTCAAAAAGCTTATAAAACCGAAGGAAAACAGTTAATTACGGATTTTGAAAAGAATATTACCCTGGCCATTATTGATGATGCCTGGAAAACGCACCTGCGTAAAATGGACGAATTAAAACAGAGTGTCCAGTTAGCCGTCCATGAACAAAAAGATCCTCTATTGATTTATAAATTTGAGGCCTTTGAATTATTTAAAGCCATGATTGAAGAGGTAAATAAGGATGTCATTTCTTTCTTGTTTAAGGGTGAATTGCCAAGTAGCAATACACAGAATATTTCGGAAGCTCGGCAGGTAAGCCGTAAAGAGAACCTGGAAACTTCTAAAGAGGAAATTCCTAATATGGATGAACGAGCTGCCGTAAGTAGGTCTGCCGGTCAAACACAACCCCAACAACAAGTAATAGAAACTATTGTTCGTGATCAACCTAAAATAGGTCGAAATGACCGGGTTGTAATTAAACATGTCTTAAGCGGAGAAAATAAAACGGTAAAATACAAGCAAGCCATCCCACTTATCGAAAAAGGGGAATGGATTCTTACTGAAGGAAATTAA
- a CDS encoding DUF2795 domain-containing protein has protein sequence MYWTLELASYLSDAPWPATKDELIDYAIRTGAPLEVVENLQSIEDEGDSYDSIEEIWPDYPTDEDYLWNEDEY, from the coding sequence ATGTACTGGACTTTAGAACTAGCCTCTTATTTAAGTGATGCCCCCTGGCCTGCAACCAAAGATGAGTTGATTGATTATGCGATCAGGACCGGAGCTCCCTTAGAAGTGGTAGAAAACCTGCAATCTATTGAAGATGAAGGTGATTCTTATGACTCCATTGAAGAAATCTGGCCTGATTACCCTACAGACGAAGATTATCTCTGGAACGAAGATGAATATTAA
- a CDS encoding cob(I)yrinic acid a,c-diamide adenosyltransferase yields MKVYTKTGDNGTTALFGGTRVAKHHVRIDSYGTVDELNSYIGLIRDQKIDETYMQFLTEIQNKLFTVGAILATDPEKAILKNGQKRLNIPIITEKDILFVEKEIDRMEEELPQMTHFVLPGGHTTVSYCHIARCVCRRAERLATALYESEPFDKKVLAYLNRLSDYLFVLARKLTLDLGAKEVKWVPEKLT; encoded by the coding sequence ATGAAAGTATATACTAAAACCGGTGATAACGGTACTACAGCCTTGTTCGGAGGTACCCGGGTTGCTAAACATCATGTACGCATTGACAGTTACGGCACGGTAGACGAATTAAACTCGTATATCGGTTTAATTCGGGATCAAAAAATTGATGAAACCTACATGCAGTTCCTTACGGAAATACAAAATAAATTGTTTACCGTAGGAGCCATTCTAGCTACCGATCCTGAAAAAGCTATTTTAAAAAACGGACAAAAGCGACTTAACATTCCGATTATTACAGAAAAGGACATTTTATTTGTAGAAAAAGAAATTGATCGTATGGAAGAAGAACTTCCGCAGATGACTCATTTTGTGTTACCGGGAGGACATACAACCGTGTCATACTGTCATATCGCCCGGTGTGTTTGTCGACGGGCAGAACGTTTGGCTACCGCTCTTTACGAATCCGAGCCTTTTGATAAGAAGGTACTGGCTTATTTAAACCGACTTTCGGATTACTTATTTGTACTGGCACGAAAATTGACTCTTGACCTCGGAGCAAAAGAAGTTAAGTGGGTTCCGGAAAAATTAACGTAA
- the recR gene encoding recombination mediator RecR translates to MEFSSKLLESAVYEMSQLPGIGKRTALRLVLHLLRQPSVQTEHLANALSTLREDIKFCKICHSISDVEICDICNNPSRDQTLVCVVEDIRDVMAIESTGQYRGLYHVLGGKISPMDGIGPQNLTISQLVERIKNTEVKEIIFALSATMEGDTTNFYIYRQLEGLPVKTSSIARGISINDELEYADEVTLGRSILNRIPFENALKG, encoded by the coding sequence ATGGAATTTTCTTCAAAATTACTGGAAAGTGCCGTGTACGAAATGTCGCAACTCCCCGGAATTGGTAAGCGAACGGCTTTACGCTTGGTACTTCATTTACTAAGGCAACCTTCCGTACAAACTGAACATCTGGCAAACGCATTGAGTACGTTGCGGGAAGATATTAAATTCTGCAAAATTTGCCATAGTATCAGTGATGTAGAGATTTGCGATATCTGTAACAATCCCAGTAGGGATCAAACGCTGGTTTGCGTGGTAGAAGATATTAGGGATGTGATGGCTATTGAAAGTACCGGGCAATACCGCGGCTTATATCATGTCCTTGGCGGAAAGATAAGCCCAATGGATGGAATTGGTCCTCAAAACCTGACAATTTCTCAATTAGTTGAGCGAATTAAAAACACGGAAGTAAAAGAAATTATCTTTGCCCTAAGTGCTACGATGGAAGGCGATACTACTAATTTTTATATTTACCGACAGTTAGAAGGTTTGCCTGTAAAAACTTCAAGTATTGCAAGAGGTATTAGTATTAATGATGAACTCGAGTATGCAGATGAAGTTACCCTAGGGCGTAGTATTTTAAATAGAATACCCTTTGAAAACGCTTTAAAAGGATAA
- a CDS encoding glycosyltransferase family 2 protein, with product MELCLHSVRKAIQTIDAEIIVVDNYSGDRSCDMVKEVFPEVILLENKENLGFAKANNQGVAIAKGTYICILNPDTVVAESTFTTLLQLYKNKENLGLTGIQLQDGSGFFLPESKRNIPTPAVSLQRLFHFRIGNVKSYYASHLASNKEGEVDILVGAFMFCERLKYQEVGGFDEDYFMYGEDIDLSYKFLKARYYNYYLGSISCIHYKGESTIKDKVYAARFYGAMQLFYKKHFATSSFTSFLVGLGVKLLSKVTQLKRNKIRKVSPNRYYFISTNQRIKKDIESTVKKEVELVNSFSEIIKEEKNIEIIFDAACLSFSEIIQVMQKNASPFITFKIKPPEQNFIIGSNSSTGRGEVIILKRII from the coding sequence TTGGAACTATGCCTGCATAGTGTACGTAAAGCTATACAAACTATTGATGCGGAGATTATCGTCGTTGATAATTATTCCGGAGATCGTAGTTGTGATATGGTTAAAGAGGTTTTTCCGGAAGTGATTTTGCTTGAAAACAAAGAGAACTTAGGTTTTGCAAAGGCAAATAATCAGGGAGTAGCCATAGCAAAAGGCACCTATATATGTATACTAAATCCGGATACCGTAGTTGCAGAAAGTACATTTACGACCCTTTTACAATTATATAAAAATAAAGAAAACCTGGGTTTAACGGGAATACAATTGCAAGATGGTAGCGGGTTTTTTCTGCCAGAAAGTAAAAGAAACATTCCAACACCGGCGGTTTCTTTACAACGCCTATTTCATTTTAGAATAGGGAACGTAAAATCTTATTATGCGAGTCACTTAGCTTCAAATAAAGAAGGTGAAGTGGATATCCTGGTAGGTGCTTTTATGTTTTGTGAACGTTTAAAATATCAGGAAGTTGGAGGTTTTGATGAAGACTATTTTATGTACGGTGAAGATATTGATCTGTCTTACAAATTTTTAAAAGCCAGATATTACAATTATTATCTGGGCAGTATTTCCTGTATTCATTATAAAGGAGAGAGTACTATCAAGGATAAAGTTTATGCAGCACGTTTTTACGGAGCTATGCAGCTATTTTATAAAAAGCATTTTGCTACCAGTAGCTTTACTAGCTTCCTTGTTGGTTTAGGAGTAAAACTCCTTTCCAAAGTAACTCAGCTAAAGCGAAATAAAATAAGAAAGGTGTCACCTAATCGATATTATTTTATTTCTACTAACCAACGGATTAAAAAGGATATAGAAAGTACGGTAAAAAAAGAAGTTGAATTGGTGAATAGCTTTTCAGAGATTATAAAGGAAGAGAAGAATATTGAGATTATTTTTGATGCAGCTTGTCTGAGTTTTTCAGAAATTATTCAGGTTATGCAAAAGAATGCTTCTCCCTTTATTACTTTTAAAATTAAACCTCCGGAACAAAATTTTATAATAGGAAGTAATTCGAGTACGGGTAGGGGTGAAGTGATTATTTTAAAAAGAATAATTTAG